Proteins from a single region of Stutzerimonas stutzeri:
- a CDS encoding IS5-like element ISPst7 family transposase: MKQMTFADAEYAGKRKQTRKELFLIEMDRVVPWKGLIALIEPHYPKGEGGRPAYPLMAMLRVHLMQNWFGYSDPAMEEALYETTILRQFAGLSLERIPDETTILNFRRLLEKHELAAGILAVINGYLGDRGLSLRQGTIVDATLINAPSSTKNKDGKRDPEMHQTKKGNQYYFGMKAHIGVDDESGLVHSVVGTAANVADVTQVDKLLHGEENVVCADAGYTGVEKRAEHDGREVIWQVAARRSTYKKLGKSSALYKARRKIEKSKAQVRAKVEHPFRVIKRQFGYVKTRFRGLAKNTAQLVTLFALSNLWMARRHLLTNAGEVRL, translated from the coding sequence ATGAAGCAGATGACCTTCGCCGATGCCGAGTACGCCGGCAAGCGCAAGCAGACCCGCAAAGAGCTGTTCCTGATCGAGATGGATCGGGTGGTGCCGTGGAAGGGGTTGATTGCCCTGATCGAGCCGCATTACCCCAAGGGTGAAGGTGGCCGTCCGGCGTACCCGTTGATGGCAATGCTGCGGGTTCATCTAATGCAAAACTGGTTCGGTTATAGCGATCCAGCGATGGAGGAGGCACTGTACGAGACCACCATCCTGCGGCAGTTCGCGGGGCTGAGCCTGGAGCGTATCCCCGACGAAACCACCATCCTCAACTTCCGTCGCCTGCTGGAGAAACACGAACTGGCTGCTGGCATCCTGGCCGTGATCAATGGCTACCTGGGTGACCGTGGCCTGTCGCTGCGCCAAGGCACCATCGTCGATGCCACGCTGATCAATGCGCCGAGTTCGACCAAGAACAAAGACGGCAAGCGCGACCCAGAGATGCACCAGACCAAGAAGGGCAACCAGTATTACTTTGGCATGAAGGCCCACATCGGCGTCGATGACGAATCGGGCCTGGTGCATAGCGTGGTAGGTACGGCGGCTAACGTGGCGGACGTCACCCAGGTCGACAAGTTGCTGCATGGCGAGGAAAACGTGGTCTGCGCCGATGCGGGTTATACCGGCGTCGAGAAGCGTGCCGAGCATGATGGCCGCGAAGTGATTTGGCAGGTGGCAGCACGGCGCAGCACTTACAAAAAGCTGGGCAAGAGCAGCGCGCTGTACAAAGCCAGACGCAAGATCGAGAAATCCAAGGCTCAGGTACGGGCCAAGGTTGAGCACCCGTTTCGGGTGATCAAGCGGCAGTTCGGTTATGTGAAGACGCGCTTCCGTGGCTTGGCCAAGAATACTGCGCAACTGGTGACGCTGT